A single region of the Solanum stenotomum isolate F172 unplaced genomic scaffold, ASM1918654v1 scaffold10253, whole genome shotgun sequence genome encodes:
- the LOC125849738 gene encoding protein OBERON 2 — protein sequence MSSYEDPVVVDSSAECNGDTPSTNKNGLHLYPVSANDSGEGLPYAPADWPNPGDKWAWKVGKRIASAGYFLDRYLYLPNRLRGKRSVFASRLSVEQYVRSEFPSTDINEFFASFSWKIPSKLLKGNWYAELTSSGMKSDSHLGTISCKAGNSLCASASLIEAGNPSPETMFCDICCSEPGFCRDCCCILCCKTISSAYGGYSYIRCEATADDGYICGHIAHIDCALRAYMAGTVGGSIGLDAEYCCRRCDSRTELVSHVMKLLKICGSIDSRDDIEKILNVGFCILRGSRKTNAKQLLRHIKSAMAKLQKGACIGDVFKEVEFMDANGGTPHHGESILRERSSPPKMTSNFDHRVESLKLEDEIDQTLQALRKSQNFEYRLAEERLLVQKNYIMNLYEQLDKERSDLSSHTTMVETDTLVDAVLQRVDQIKREVLKLKDMKQVQNGFGSTSKTILKDYFGLEAESS from the exons ATGTCATCCTACGAGGATCCTGTGGTGGTTGACAGTTCTGCTGAATGTAATGGAGATACACCTAGTACCAATAAAAATGGACTTCACCTTTATCCTGTTTCTGCCAATGATTCAGGCGAAGGTTTACCATATGCTCCTGCAGATTGGCCAAACCCAGGTGATAAATGGGCCTGGAAGGTGGGGAAAAGAATTGCATCTGCTGGCTACTTTCTTGATAGATATCTGTATCTTCCAAACCGTCTTCGTGGAAAGCGAAGTGTTTTCGCAAGTAGGCTTTCGGTTGAACAATATGTCAGGTCTGAGTTTCCAAGCACAGATATCAATGAATTCTTTGCCTCATTTAGTTGGAAGATTCCCTCAAAACTATTAAAAG GTAACTGGTATGCTGAGCTCACATCTTCAGGCATGAAATCTGATTCTCACTTAGGAACCATTAGTTGTAAGGCTGGTAATAGCTTGTGTGCGAGTGCGAGTTTAATAGAAGCAGGGAATCCTAGTCCAGAGACCATGTTTTGTGACATTTGTTGCAGTGAGCCTGGTTTTTGCCGAGATTGTTGTTGTATTCTTTGTTGTAAAACTATTAGTTCTGCTTATGGTGGGTATAGTTACATTAGGTGCGAAGCAACAGCTGATGATGGTTACATTTGCGGACACATAGCCCATATAGACTGTGCTCTACGAGCTTATATGGCTGGGACAGTTGGAGGAAGCATCGGTCTGGATGCGGAGTATTGTTGTCGGCGCTGTGATTCAAGAACTGAATTGGTCTCACATGTCATGAAGCTTCTAAAAATTTGTGGATCAATTGATTCTCGTGATGACATCGAGAAGATTTTGAATGTTGGCTTTTGCATTCTACGTGGCTCACGGAAAACAAATGCAAAACAGTTGCTGCGTCACATTAAATCGGCCATGGCAAAG CTTCAGAAGGGTGCCTGCATTGGAGATGTGTTCAAAGAAGTAGAATTCATGGACGCCAATG GAGGAACACCTCATCATGGAGAGTCAATTCTTCGCGAAAGATCTTCACCACCAAAGATGACTTCAAATTTTGACCATCGAGTTGAATCCCTTAAGCTTGAGGATGAAATTGATCAAACTCTGCAGGCATTGAGGAAGTCTCAAAACTTTGAGTACAGACTTGCTGAGGAAAGACTCCTTGTTCAAAAGAACTACATCATGAATCTATATGAACAGCTCGACAAGGAAAGATCTGATCTATCAAGCCATACAACGATGGTTGAAACAGATACCTTAGTTGATGCTGTTCTACAAAGAGTAGACCAAATAAAGCGAGAAGTATTGAAACTCAAGGACATGAAACAGGTACAAAATGGATTTGGAAGTACTTCTAAGACAATACTCAAAGACTACTTTGGTCTAGAAGCAGAATCTTCTTAA
- the LOC125849736 gene encoding uncharacterized protein LOC125849736, whose translation MRVHPMSLKRNIAIREGIGSGSDSDSEQREQILAAMEGNPMKKLRKLPHVFGKVLELPFRSDADVAVEEGPEFFRFVAVMEFDDGGSGGAGGVRVQAVEIHTGITKIVVRNGAGDGGVAGGIEELLLEELKVDTWRFRLPATTMPELATAVFVDGELIVTVPKAGRGGGEFADGRDVWGGGARLVLVQ comes from the coding sequence ATGAGGGTTCATCCTATGTCCCTGAAACGAAACATTGCCATTCGTGAAGGAATCGGGTCGGGTTCAGATTCGGATTCGGAGCAGCGGGAACAAATTTTAGCAGCAATGGAAGGGAATCCAATGAAGAAGCTACGAAAATTACCTCATGTATTCGGGAAGGTTCTAGAACTTCCGTTTCGTTCCGATGCTGACGTGGCGGTTGAGGAAGGTCCGGAATTCTTCCGTTTCGTGGCGGTGATGGAATTTGACGACGGCGGAAGCGGCGGAGCGGGAGGTGTTAGGGTGCAGGCGGTTGAGATTCATACTGGGATTACGAAGATTGTGGTGAGAAATGGCGCCGGAGATGGCGGAGTTGCTGGCGGAATAGAGGAGCTATTGTTGGAAGAACTGAAGGTGGATACGTGGAGGTTCAGGTTGCCGGCTACGACAATGCCGGAGCTGGCTACGGCGGTGTTTGTGGACGGTGAGTTAATTGTGACGGTGCCAAAAGCTGGCCGTGGCGGTGGAGAGTTCGCCGACGGTAGAGATGTTTGGGGTGGCGGTGCCCGGCTTGTTCTTGTACAGTAA
- the LOC125849742 gene encoding uncharacterized protein LOC125849742 isoform X2 — protein sequence MADSLIELNELLISRKVNLTTEESKLLNSWKQSAVRDFGIGAIGASLATWLGAGWFYGKWRFAKSLDSGVELILSQHGTRLQKELGEIMLKKYQHNPPVLQFVSKYFYSENVYDDDSTDKPKPRWRFRSTYGEIFSSHEVEGDDSSSKKSHSENTDQRKTNLERKQINMNGVGAAVVLESTEDPFDCILGHQGNTEEIHHLDASSPLPKRRSHSTRRSHSRRRMHRHENVEG from the exons ATGGCAGACTCGCTCATTGAATTGAATGAACTTCTCATCTCCAGAAAG GTTAATTTGACAACTGAAGAAAGTAAACTACTAAATTCATGGAAGCAATCTGCTGTAAGAGATTTTGGCATTGGTGCAATTGGTGCTTCCCTTGCCACTTGGTTAG GTGCTGGTTGGTTCTATGGCAAGTGGAGATTTGCCAAGTCTTTGGATTCAGGTGTTGAACTTATTCTCTCTCAGCATGGAACTCGTCTGCAAAAGGAGTTGGGGGAAAT AATGTTGAAGAAGTACCAGCATAATCCGCCTGTACTGCAGTTCGTCTCCAAATACTTTTACTCTGAAAATGTTTATGATGATGATTCAACAGACAAGCCAAAACCGAGGTGGCGTTTTCGAAGTACCTATGGGGAAATTTTTTCTTCTCACGAGGTTGAAGGTGATGACTCTTCCAGTAAGAAATCCCATTCAGAGAATACTGATCAGAGGAAAACTAATCTTGAGAGAAAGCAAATTAAT ATGAATGGTGTTGGTGCTGCTGTTGTTCTAGAGTCAACCGAAGACCCATTTGATTGCATACTCGGACATCAAGGGAACACCGAAGAGATTCACCACCTTGATGCCTCTAGCCCGCTGCCTAAAAGGCGGAGTCATAGCACCAGACGGTCTCATAGCAGGCGTCGGATGCACCGCCACGAGAACGTGGAAGGTTGA
- the LOC125849742 gene encoding uncharacterized protein LOC125849742 isoform X1: MADSLIELNELLISRKVNLTTEESKLLNSWKQSAVRDFGIGAIGASLATWLVTRRLHNLFRINLAVGAGWFYGKWRFAKSLDSGVELILSQHGTRLQKELGEIMLKKYQHNPPVLQFVSKYFYSENVYDDDSTDKPKPRWRFRSTYGEIFSSHEVEGDDSSSKKSHSENTDQRKTNLERKQINMNGVGAAVVLESTEDPFDCILGHQGNTEEIHHLDASSPLPKRRSHSTRRSHSRRRMHRHENVEG; this comes from the exons ATGGCAGACTCGCTCATTGAATTGAATGAACTTCTCATCTCCAGAAAG GTTAATTTGACAACTGAAGAAAGTAAACTACTAAATTCATGGAAGCAATCTGCTGTAAGAGATTTTGGCATTGGTGCAATTGGTGCTTCCCTTGCCACTTGGTTAG TTACTCGAAGGCTGCATAACCTCTTCCGCATCAACCTTGCAGTTG GTGCTGGTTGGTTCTATGGCAAGTGGAGATTTGCCAAGTCTTTGGATTCAGGTGTTGAACTTATTCTCTCTCAGCATGGAACTCGTCTGCAAAAGGAGTTGGGGGAAAT AATGTTGAAGAAGTACCAGCATAATCCGCCTGTACTGCAGTTCGTCTCCAAATACTTTTACTCTGAAAATGTTTATGATGATGATTCAACAGACAAGCCAAAACCGAGGTGGCGTTTTCGAAGTACCTATGGGGAAATTTTTTCTTCTCACGAGGTTGAAGGTGATGACTCTTCCAGTAAGAAATCCCATTCAGAGAATACTGATCAGAGGAAAACTAATCTTGAGAGAAAGCAAATTAAT ATGAATGGTGTTGGTGCTGCTGTTGTTCTAGAGTCAACCGAAGACCCATTTGATTGCATACTCGGACATCAAGGGAACACCGAAGAGATTCACCACCTTGATGCCTCTAGCCCGCTGCCTAAAAGGCGGAGTCATAGCACCAGACGGTCTCATAGCAGGCGTCGGATGCACCGCCACGAGAACGTGGAAGGTTGA